In a single window of the Halobaculum lipolyticum genome:
- the gyrB gene encoding DNA topoisomerase (ATP-hydrolyzing) subunit B, which produces MSGSGDNEYGAGQIQVLEGLQAVRKRPAMYIGSTDSRGLHHLVYEVVDNSIDEALAGYCDHIEVTVHDDGSVSVSDDGRGIPVDTHEKYDRPALEVIMTILHAGGKFDNKSYQVSGGLHGVGVSVVNALSHWLEVEVKRDGAVWKHRFDHGEPEADAFERVRDMDEGEETGTTIRFWPDTDIFETTDFAFDTLATRLRELAFLNSGVAITLADERDGTSEEFLYEGGIREFVEYLNETRTPLHRDVVYFDAEEEAEDGVVQVEVAMQATDELQGSVHAFANNINTREGGTHLTGFKTALTRVVNDYANSEGLIGDLDGNLKGEDVREGLTAVISVKHPDPQFEGQTKTKLGNSEVRGIVESAVHEHLGTYFEENPDVAETIVSKAAEAARARKAAKQAEELTRRKSALESTALPGKLADCQSRDPEDSELFIVEGDSAGGSAKLGRNPEFQAILPLGGKILNVEKHRLDRVLQNEEIRNMITAVGTSIGDEFDIDEARYEKVIMMTDADVDGAHIRTLLLTLFYRHMRPLVEAGYVYAAQPPLYRIRYKGETYDAMTEAERERIVEEKCGGTPDRVQRFKGLGEMNPEQLWETTMNPENRVLKQITIDDAAAADRMFNVLMGDSVEPRKQFIKEHAPEADWVDI; this is translated from the coding sequence ATGTCAGGATCAGGGGATAACGAGTACGGCGCCGGGCAGATCCAGGTGCTGGAGGGCCTCCAGGCCGTCCGCAAGCGCCCGGCGATGTACATCGGTTCTACGGACTCTCGCGGCCTCCACCATCTGGTCTACGAGGTCGTCGACAACTCCATCGACGAGGCGCTCGCGGGCTACTGCGACCACATCGAGGTGACCGTCCACGACGACGGCTCCGTCTCGGTGTCCGACGACGGTCGCGGCATCCCGGTCGACACCCACGAGAAGTACGACCGGCCGGCGTTGGAGGTCATCATGACCATCCTCCACGCGGGCGGGAAGTTCGACAACAAGTCGTACCAGGTGTCCGGCGGACTCCACGGCGTCGGCGTCTCCGTCGTCAACGCGCTCTCGCACTGGCTGGAAGTCGAGGTGAAGCGCGACGGCGCCGTCTGGAAGCACCGCTTCGACCACGGCGAGCCGGAGGCCGACGCCTTCGAGCGCGTCCGCGACATGGACGAGGGCGAGGAGACGGGCACCACCATCCGCTTCTGGCCCGACACCGACATCTTCGAGACGACGGACTTCGCGTTCGACACGCTCGCGACCCGGCTGCGCGAGCTGGCGTTCCTCAACTCCGGCGTCGCCATCACGCTCGCCGACGAGCGCGACGGCACCAGCGAGGAGTTCCTGTACGAGGGCGGCATCCGCGAGTTCGTCGAGTACCTCAACGAGACACGCACGCCGCTGCACCGCGACGTCGTCTACTTCGACGCCGAGGAGGAGGCCGAGGACGGCGTCGTGCAGGTCGAGGTGGCGATGCAGGCGACCGACGAGCTACAGGGGTCGGTCCACGCGTTCGCCAACAACATCAACACCCGCGAGGGGGGCACCCACCTCACCGGGTTCAAGACGGCGCTGACGCGCGTCGTCAACGACTACGCCAACAGCGAGGGCCTCATCGGCGACCTCGACGGCAACCTCAAGGGCGAGGACGTCCGCGAGGGGCTGACGGCGGTCATCTCCGTGAAGCACCCGGACCCGCAGTTCGAGGGGCAGACGAAGACGAAGCTGGGGAACTCGGAGGTGCGCGGCATCGTCGAGTCGGCGGTCCACGAGCACCTCGGCACGTACTTCGAGGAGAACCCCGACGTCGCCGAGACCATCGTCAGCAAGGCCGCCGAGGCCGCCCGCGCCCGCAAGGCCGCGAAACAGGCCGAGGAGCTGACGCGGCGCAAGTCGGCGCTGGAGTCGACGGCGCTACCCGGCAAGCTCGCGGACTGCCAGTCGCGTGACCCGGAGGACTCGGAGCTGTTCATCGTGGAGGGCGACTCCGCGGGCGGCTCCGCGAAGCTGGGCCGCAACCCCGAGTTCCAGGCGATCCTCCCGCTGGGCGGGAAGATCCTCAACGTGGAGAAACACCGGCTCGACCGGGTGCTCCAGAACGAGGAGATCCGGAACATGATCACCGCCGTCGGCACCAGCATCGGCGACGAGTTCGACATAGACGAGGCGCGCTACGAGAAGGTCATCATGATGACCGACGCAGACGTCGACGGCGCGCACATCCGGACGCTCCTGCTCACGCTGTTCTACCGCCACATGCGCCCGCTCGTCGAGGCCGGCTACGTGTACGCGGCGCAGCCGCCGCTGTACCGCATCCGCTACAAGGGCGAGACGTACGACGCCATGACGGAGGCCGAGCGCGAGCGCATCGTCGAGGAGAAGTGCGGCGGGACGCCCGACCGCGTCCAGCGGTTCAAGGGACTCGGGGAGATGAACCCCGAACAGCTGTGGGAGACGACGATGAACCCGGAGAACCGGGTGCTCAAGCAGATCACGATCGACGACGCCGCCGCCGCCGACAGGATGTTCAACGTCCTGATGGGCGACTCGGTCGAGCCGCGCAAGCAGTTCATCAAAGAACACGCACCCGAGGCCGACTGGGTGGACATCTGA
- a CDS encoding DNA topoisomerase IV subunit A: MSADNPDSTVNLNEQKAREQLIDLAADFYDQFARGDIPEMTLPTRTKSNIVFDEDSGVWVYGDRTSTRSANSVRGARKLLKAAYTVEFLANQLDENRSSTLRELYYLSESWDSEEAQFSTQDESNQLVEDLEIVSSVTREDFHMRPEESGAKLMGPLLLREQTRRGDREIHCQEDVGQGGYQIPNNPDTIEFLDHDIDFVMCVETGGMRDRLVENGFDTDYDCMVVHLGGQPARATRRIIKRLHDELDRPVVVFCDGDPWSYRIFGSVAYGSIKSAHLSEYLATPEARYVGIRPQDIVDYDLPTDPLSDSDVNALESELDDPRFQTDFWEEQIELQLDIEKKAEQQALAAQGLDFVTDTYLPERLGEMGVI, encoded by the coding sequence ATGAGCGCAGACAACCCAGATTCCACCGTCAACCTGAACGAGCAGAAGGCCCGCGAACAGCTGATCGACCTCGCGGCCGACTTCTACGACCAGTTCGCCCGGGGGGACATCCCCGAGATGACTCTCCCCACCCGGACGAAGAGCAACATCGTCTTCGACGAGGACTCCGGCGTGTGGGTGTACGGCGACCGCACGTCCACCCGCTCGGCCAACTCCGTCCGCGGGGCGCGGAAGCTGTTGAAGGCGGCCTACACCGTCGAGTTCCTCGCCAACCAACTGGACGAGAACCGCTCGTCCACCCTGCGTGAGCTGTACTACCTGTCGGAGTCGTGGGACTCCGAGGAGGCGCAGTTCAGCACGCAGGACGAGTCGAACCAGCTCGTCGAGGACCTCGAGATCGTGTCGTCGGTCACCCGCGAGGACTTCCACATGCGCCCCGAGGAGTCGGGCGCGAAGCTGATGGGTCCGCTCCTGTTGCGCGAGCAGACCAGACGCGGCGACCGCGAGATCCACTGTCAGGAGGACGTGGGGCAGGGGGGCTACCAGATCCCCAACAACCCGGACACGATCGAGTTCCTCGACCACGACATCGACTTCGTCATGTGCGTCGAGACCGGCGGCATGCGCGACCGGCTGGTCGAGAACGGCTTCGACACCGACTACGACTGCATGGTCGTCCACCTCGGCGGCCAGCCCGCCCGCGCGACACGGCGGATCATCAAGCGCCTGCACGACGAACTCGACCGTCCGGTGGTGGTGTTCTGTGACGGCGACCCGTGGTCGTACCGCATCTTCGGCTCGGTCGCCTACGGCTCGATCAAGTCGGCGCACCTCTCGGAGTACCTCGCGACGCCGGAGGCCCGCTACGTCGGCATCCGCCCGCAGGACATCGTCGACTACGACCTGCCGACGGACCCGCTGTCGGACTCGGACGTCAACGCCCTGGAGTCGGAGTTGGACGACCCGCGCTTCCAGACCGACTTCTGGGAGGAGCAGATCGAACTCCAACTCGACATCGAGAAGAAGGCCGAACAGCAGGCGCTGGCGGCGCAGGGGCTGGACTTCGTCACCGACACGTACCTCCCGGAGCGGCTCGGGGAGATGGGCGTGATCTAA
- a CDS encoding zinc ribbon domain-containing protein: MPSGFADATGPSDCPDCGARIDPTDRFCSDCGARVSTGRASGRRGAPNAEDRAWLRRRVADLHAEGWETLSDDGERIVLRNRGFGRLPVHAVLFLLTGGIGNLLYAFYRYTSGAPRREVYADGTERSLSGGDGGVDLPTLVAATAAGVLLAAGAIWFGVTALTNVSLLLAVLGTLVFVLSALFAIMIPQFVRDGVRSPGTFGTERSVDRERVRNPAEPCAACGRRVFHGEHRRFAERFYVAGLPVRTTKSGENVYCAACADERNGPLDDDEIEAELARIRTETGRGGRGRDTDRDTERDREVESDPR, translated from the coding sequence ATGCCCTCCGGTTTCGCGGACGCGACCGGCCCGTCCGACTGCCCCGACTGCGGCGCCCGGATCGACCCGACCGACCGCTTCTGTTCGGACTGTGGCGCCCGAGTATCGACGGGGCGCGCGTCCGGCCGCCGTGGCGCCCCCAACGCCGAAGACCGCGCGTGGCTCCGCCGCCGCGTCGCCGACCTCCACGCCGAGGGGTGGGAGACGCTCTCCGACGACGGCGAGCGGATCGTGCTCCGCAACCGCGGGTTCGGCCGGCTCCCGGTCCACGCCGTCCTGTTCCTGCTGACCGGCGGGATCGGGAACCTGCTGTACGCGTTCTACCGCTACACCTCCGGGGCGCCGCGCCGCGAGGTGTACGCCGACGGCACCGAACGGAGCCTCTCGGGCGGGGACGGCGGCGTCGACCTCCCCACGCTCGTCGCCGCGACCGCGGCGGGCGTTCTGTTGGCCGCCGGCGCCATCTGGTTCGGCGTGACGGCGCTGACGAACGTCTCGCTTCTCCTCGCGGTCCTCGGGACGCTCGTGTTCGTGCTGTCGGCGCTGTTCGCGATCATGATCCCGCAGTTCGTCCGCGACGGCGTGCGGTCGCCGGGGACGTTCGGCACGGAACGGTCGGTCGACCGCGAACGCGTCCGCAACCCCGCGGAGCCGTGTGCCGCCTGCGGCCGGCGCGTGTTCCACGGCGAACACCGACGCTTCGCCGAGCGCTTCTACGTCGCCGGGCTTCCCGTGCGCACGACGAAGTCGGGGGAGAACGTCTACTGTGCCGCCTGCGCCGACGAGCGGAACGGGCCGCTCGACGACGACGAGATCGAAGCGGAGTTGGCGCGGATCCGCACGGAGACCGGCCGCGGCGGCCGCGGTCGTGACACGGACCGGGACACCGAGCGCGATCGGGAGGTCGAGTCGGACCCGCGTTAG
- a CDS encoding DNA topoisomerase VI subunit B, which produces MTSFQSQLGEDQGIADELAESQREISIAEFFEKNKHMLGFDSGARGLVTAVKEAVDNALDACEEAGIRPDIYVEIREIGDYYRLIVEDNGPGITKAQLPKVFGKLLYGSRFHAREQSRGQQGIGISAAVLYSQLTSGKPAKITSRPKGETDAQYFELIIDTDTNEPEIKAERTTSWDRSHGTRIEVEMEANMRARQQLHDYIQHTAVVNPHARLELREPGLNEPLKFERATDQLPAETKEIRPHPHGVELGTLIKMLEATESYSVSGFLQEEFTRVGKKTAEKVIGNFRDRHFGRELGWSADEDAVAAALSEAVSNKGAEATDFFAGEVASTLAGRERTSHHELVAVVDNVAEAAEDDFGTRFGGTVRENAVAAAWATMSAYDEETDEDELTDDLYPLVDEATSTRKDDAVVAGMAERLARRFAAGDERVRATHKQLKALVDEAADDTEEFDDATFGDTARENVVEALWSRMVTVPDDVPKVRETADDRDTASELLEAMRETDILAPPTDCLAPITAELVEAGLRKEFDADFYAAATRDAEVHGGDPFIVEAGIAYGGELDEGGQVDLLRFANRVPLVYQRGACATTDVVKGIGWRNYGLDQPGGSGMPNGPAVIMIHVASTNVPFTSESKDALANIPAIEDEIELAVREAARELKSYLNKRRSMQKRRQKQDVLGRILPEMADKVSEVTGRERPNIDGAMARIMNNVGVEREREGDTVRLIVENHSDRTEEPDVTDIVSAEPTDVPEEATVVDLDGEWFVKWNPSVPGGEEAVLEYTVAGDAEFDVNVDGIETEKLTVNA; this is translated from the coding sequence ATGACGTCGTTCCAGTCGCAACTCGGCGAGGACCAGGGGATCGCCGACGAGCTGGCCGAGAGCCAGCGGGAGATCTCCATCGCCGAGTTCTTCGAGAAGAACAAGCACATGCTCGGGTTCGACTCGGGCGCACGCGGGCTGGTCACCGCCGTCAAGGAGGCCGTCGACAACGCGCTCGACGCCTGCGAGGAGGCGGGGATCCGACCGGACATCTACGTCGAGATCCGCGAGATCGGGGACTACTACCGGCTGATCGTCGAGGACAACGGTCCCGGGATCACGAAGGCCCAGCTCCCGAAGGTGTTCGGGAAGCTGCTGTACGGCTCCCGCTTCCACGCGCGCGAGCAGTCGCGCGGTCAACAGGGGATCGGTATCTCCGCGGCCGTCCTCTACTCCCAGCTCACCTCCGGCAAGCCCGCCAAGATCACCTCCCGGCCGAAGGGGGAGACCGACGCGCAGTACTTCGAGCTGATCATCGACACCGACACCAACGAGCCGGAGATCAAAGCCGAGCGCACCACCTCGTGGGACCGCTCGCACGGCACCCGGATCGAAGTGGAGATGGAGGCGAACATGCGGGCGCGCCAGCAGCTCCACGACTACATCCAACACACCGCTGTCGTCAACCCCCACGCGCGGCTGGAACTGCGCGAGCCGGGGCTGAACGAGCCGCTGAAGTTCGAGCGCGCGACCGACCAGCTCCCGGCCGAGACGAAAGAGATCCGCCCGCACCCCCACGGGGTCGAACTCGGCACGCTGATCAAGATGCTGGAGGCGACCGAGAGCTACTCCGTCTCCGGCTTCCTCCAGGAGGAGTTCACCCGCGTCGGCAAGAAGACCGCCGAGAAGGTGATCGGCAACTTCCGCGACCGCCACTTCGGCCGCGAACTCGGCTGGAGCGCCGACGAGGACGCCGTCGCCGCCGCCCTCTCCGAGGCCGTCTCGAACAAGGGCGCGGAGGCGACCGACTTCTTCGCCGGCGAGGTCGCGAGCACGCTGGCCGGGCGCGAGCGCACGAGCCACCACGAACTCGTCGCCGTCGTCGACAACGTCGCGGAGGCGGCCGAGGACGACTTCGGCACCCGCTTCGGCGGCACCGTCCGGGAGAACGCGGTCGCCGCGGCGTGGGCGACGATGAGCGCCTACGACGAGGAGACCGACGAGGACGAACTCACCGACGACCTCTACCCGCTCGTCGACGAGGCGACCTCCACGCGGAAAGACGACGCCGTCGTCGCCGGGATGGCCGAGCGGCTCGCGCGCAGGTTCGCCGCCGGCGACGAGCGCGTCCGCGCGACCCACAAGCAGTTGAAGGCGCTCGTCGACGAGGCGGCCGACGACACCGAGGAGTTCGACGACGCCACCTTCGGCGACACCGCCCGCGAGAACGTCGTCGAGGCGCTGTGGTCCCGGATGGTCACCGTCCCCGACGACGTGCCGAAGGTGCGCGAGACGGCCGACGACCGCGACACCGCCAGCGAACTGCTCGAGGCGATGCGCGAGACGGACATCCTCGCGCCGCCGACGGACTGCCTCGCGCCGATCACCGCGGAACTCGTCGAGGCGGGGCTGCGCAAGGAGTTCGACGCGGACTTCTACGCCGCCGCGACCCGCGACGCCGAGGTCCACGGCGGCGACCCGTTCATCGTCGAGGCCGGCATCGCCTACGGCGGCGAGTTGGACGAGGGGGGACAGGTCGACCTGCTCCGCTTCGCCAACCGCGTCCCGCTCGTGTACCAGCGCGGCGCCTGCGCGACGACGGACGTCGTCAAAGGCATCGGCTGGCGCAACTACGGGCTGGACCAGCCGGGCGGCTCGGGGATGCCGAACGGTCCCGCCGTCATCATGATCCACGTCGCCTCGACGAACGTCCCGTTCACGAGCGAGTCGAAGGACGCGCTCGCGAACATCCCGGCCATCGAAGACGAGATCGAACTCGCCGTGCGGGAGGCCGCCCGCGAACTGAAGAGCTACCTGAACAAGCGCCGCTCGATGCAGAAGCGCCGCCAGAAGCAGGACGTGCTCGGGCGCATCCTCCCGGAGATGGCCGACAAGGTGTCGGAGGTGACCGGCCGCGAGCGCCCGAACATCGACGGCGCGATGGCGCGCATCATGAACAACGTCGGCGTCGAGCGCGAGCGCGAGGGCGACACCGTCCGGCTCATCGTCGAGAACCACTCCGACCGGACGGAGGAGCCGGACGTGACCGACATCGTGAGCGCCGAGCCGACCGACGTGCCCGAGGAGGCGACCGTCGTCGACCTCGACGGCGAGTGGTTCGTGAAGTGGAACCCCAGCGTCCCCGGCGGCGAGGAGGCGGTGTTGGAGTACACCGTCGCCGGCGACGCCGAGTTCGACGTGAACGTGGACGGCATCGAGACCGAGAAGCTGACCGTGAACGCCTGA
- a CDS encoding DUF6884 domain-containing protein — MQTFGLVQAGACPFRGRGRAIDRYATAFFTKKADLAALVCDDWVVLSERHGVLDPEAEVEGIDRAFDELEPAEQARWSMEVVADVASRVRKHEYDRVVVFADRPTRNALKERGGLLSRVSAAGAKTIEPLAGIGGPDRQERWLDEQLEIRRDADDPTAADLEADLGETA; from the coding sequence ATGCAAACGTTCGGACTCGTACAGGCGGGGGCTTGTCCGTTTCGGGGCCGAGGACGCGCGATCGACCGCTACGCGACGGCGTTCTTCACGAAGAAGGCGGATCTGGCGGCGCTGGTGTGTGACGACTGGGTCGTCCTCTCGGAGCGCCACGGCGTGCTCGACCCCGAGGCGGAGGTCGAGGGCATCGACCGCGCGTTCGACGAGTTGGAACCGGCCGAACAGGCGCGGTGGTCGATGGAGGTCGTCGCCGACGTCGCCTCGCGGGTCCGCAAACACGAGTACGACCGGGTCGTCGTGTTCGCGGACAGGCCCACCCGGAACGCGTTGAAGGAGCGCGGCGGCCTGCTCAGTCGGGTGTCGGCGGCGGGCGCGAAGACGATCGAACCGCTCGCGGGGATCGGCGGTCCCGACCGACAGGAGCGGTGGCTCGACGAACAGCTCGAGATCCGTCGAGACGCCGACGACCCGACGGCGGCCGACCTGGAGGCGGATCTCGGAGAGACGGCCTGA
- the ligA gene encoding ATP-dependent DNA ligase LigA, giving the protein MELSTFAERADAMAAEEGDLATVGLVADTLAVADEDLPVVARFLRGAVFPGWDGRKLSVGPSLCHEALARAAGANVTAATVEERLAETGEIGAVAAELDLGGQTGLGAFGGGAGGDDALTVREVYEQLVAVAEAAGDGSESFRIDTLFGLFTRASPSEATYIARLVLGEMRIGVGGGALRDATAEAFLGAAVTTPTEERDDGDRTAELVALVERALQVTNDHGRVAELARDEGEEGLRGVSLEVGRPVRSMLAQAGTVADALDGWDAAVVETKYDGARVQIHYEDPAGGDADGTAEGGDGEVAAGDGADTGSVSIYSRNMEDVTAALPELVEHVREHATAPAILDGEAVAVDDDGEPLPFQEILRRFRRKHDVDRVREEVGVELRAFDCLHAGGDDLLDAPLTERHDRLRGVLEEGVSETLVSDDAAAIEAFETEALAAGHEGVMLKRPDSTYDPGNRGKEWLKRKPDVETLDLVVTGAEWGEGRRAELFGTFEVAVRTDDDGTDRRPDGATDGGVAGDYAVVGKVATGITDEELAELTELVEPHVGAESGQSVTVAPAVVFEVGYEEIQRSPTYGSGYALRFPRFVAVREDKTPADADSLERLRRLAGDADA; this is encoded by the coding sequence ATGGAGCTGTCCACGTTCGCCGAGCGCGCCGACGCGATGGCCGCCGAGGAGGGCGACCTCGCGACGGTCGGGCTGGTCGCCGACACGCTCGCGGTCGCCGACGAGGACCTCCCCGTCGTCGCCCGCTTCCTCCGCGGGGCGGTGTTCCCCGGCTGGGACGGCCGCAAGCTCTCGGTCGGCCCGTCGCTGTGTCACGAGGCGCTGGCCCGCGCCGCGGGGGCGAACGTCACCGCCGCGACGGTCGAGGAGCGCCTCGCCGAGACGGGCGAGATCGGCGCCGTCGCCGCCGAACTCGATCTGGGCGGGCAGACAGGACTCGGCGCCTTCGGCGGCGGCGCCGGCGGCGACGACGCCCTCACCGTGCGGGAGGTGTACGAGCAGTTGGTCGCGGTCGCCGAGGCGGCGGGCGACGGGAGCGAGTCGTTCCGGATCGACACGCTGTTCGGGCTGTTCACCCGCGCCAGTCCGTCGGAGGCGACGTACATCGCGCGCCTCGTCCTCGGCGAGATGCGCATCGGCGTCGGCGGCGGCGCCCTCCGCGACGCGACCGCCGAGGCGTTCCTCGGCGCCGCGGTGACGACGCCGACCGAGGAGCGCGACGACGGGGACCGCACCGCGGAGCTGGTCGCGCTCGTCGAGCGCGCGCTGCAGGTGACGAACGACCACGGGCGGGTCGCCGAACTCGCCCGCGACGAGGGCGAGGAGGGACTCCGCGGGGTCTCGCTCGAAGTCGGCCGCCCGGTCCGCTCGATGCTCGCGCAGGCGGGCACCGTCGCCGACGCGCTCGACGGGTGGGACGCTGCGGTGGTGGAGACGAAGTACGACGGCGCCCGCGTCCAGATCCACTACGAGGATCCGGCCGGGGGCGACGCCGACGGGACCGCCGAGGGCGGCGACGGCGAGGTGGCCGCCGGCGACGGTGCGGACACCGGTTCCGTCTCGATCTACTCGCGCAACATGGAGGACGTGACGGCCGCGCTGCCGGAACTCGTCGAACACGTCCGCGAGCACGCGACGGCGCCCGCGATCCTCGACGGCGAGGCGGTCGCCGTCGACGACGACGGCGAACCGCTCCCGTTCCAGGAGATCCTCCGTCGCTTCCGTCGCAAGCACGACGTCGACCGCGTTCGCGAGGAGGTCGGCGTCGAGTTGCGCGCGTTCGACTGCCTCCACGCCGGCGGCGACGACCTGCTCGACGCGCCGCTGACCGAGCGCCACGACCGGCTCCGCGGCGTGCTCGAAGAGGGCGTCTCCGAGACCCTCGTCTCCGACGACGCCGCCGCGATCGAGGCGTTCGAGACCGAGGCGCTGGCGGCGGGCCACGAGGGGGTGATGCTCAAGCGGCCGGACTCGACGTACGACCCCGGCAACCGCGGGAAGGAGTGGCTCAAGCGCAAGCCAGACGTGGAGACGCTCGATCTGGTCGTCACGGGCGCCGAGTGGGGCGAGGGACGCCGCGCGGAGCTGTTCGGCACGTTCGAGGTCGCCGTGCGGACGGACGACGACGGGACCGACCGGCGTCCCGACGGCGCCACCGACGGCGGCGTCGCCGGCGACTACGCCGTCGTCGGCAAGGTCGCGACGGGGATCACCGACGAGGAGTTGGCGGAGCTGACCGAGCTGGTGGAGCCGCACGTCGGCGCCGAGTCCGGCCAGTCGGTGACGGTCGCGCCCGCGGTCGTGTTCGAGGTGGGTTACGAGGAGATCCAACGCTCACCGACGTACGGCTCGGGGTACGCGCTCAGGTTCCCCCGTTTCGTCGCCGTCCGCGAGGACAAAACGCCCGCCGACGCCGACTCGCTGGAGCGGCTCCGGCGCCTCGCCGGCGACGCGGACGCGTGA
- a CDS encoding Rieske (2Fe-2S) protein, which yields MPTGTRIAAVDDVPERGSYLFTASDRHSEDTEVILVRCEEAPGVRAWVNVCPHEFQRLDRGRGAAVRDEGIVCPKHGSMFDPCSGDCDNGEASGTTLPDVAVAVEDGDVFLVDDGYTFRHEGGEEDGDDGPSSTSHIGF from the coding sequence ATGCCGACCGGAACCCGGATCGCCGCCGTCGACGACGTTCCCGAGCGCGGGTCGTACCTGTTCACCGCCAGCGACCGCCACAGCGAGGACACGGAGGTGATCCTCGTCCGCTGCGAGGAGGCGCCGGGCGTCCGCGCGTGGGTCAACGTCTGCCCCCACGAGTTCCAGCGCCTCGACCGCGGCCGGGGCGCCGCGGTCCGCGACGAGGGGATCGTCTGCCCCAAGCACGGCTCGATGTTCGACCCGTGTTCGGGCGACTGTGACAACGGGGAGGCGTCGGGGACGACCCTGCCCGACGTGGCGGTCGCCGTCGAGGACGGCGACGTGTTCCTCGTCGACGACGGCTACACGTTCCGCCACGAGGGCGGCGAGGAGGACGGCGACGACGGCCCGAGTTCGACCTCCCACATCGGCTTCTGA
- a CDS encoding MBL fold metallo-hydrolase — MTVRHDDLRVTWYGYATARIESEDGTVAYTDPGRYGVLTGEWTPPGGGNPREAAHPRATDHRPMDADLVVVTHDHHYDSDGIERVAADDATVVVFDGVDAANIDRDVKPVDELPFDVVRVGEADHVAVDGVGDVWSVPAYNEADGPHANRDGSVPHPKGSGVGYRFTVGERGTSVFWPGDSDALDAFAELDVSLFLANVSGDVCMSGPEAAELAERLDPDLVVPIHYNTLEFLEADSAAFASDVAGRSVPVALDESTE; from the coding sequence GTGACCGTCAGACACGACGACCTGCGGGTGACGTGGTACGGCTACGCCACCGCGCGCATCGAGAGCGAGGACGGCACCGTCGCGTACACCGACCCGGGCCGCTACGGCGTCCTCACCGGGGAGTGGACGCCTCCGGGCGGCGGCAACCCGCGGGAGGCGGCCCACCCCCGCGCGACCGACCACCGACCGATGGACGCGGATCTGGTCGTCGTCACCCACGACCACCACTACGACTCCGACGGCATCGAACGCGTCGCGGCCGACGACGCGACCGTCGTGGTGTTCGACGGCGTCGACGCCGCGAACATCGACCGCGACGTGAAGCCCGTCGACGAACTCCCGTTCGACGTCGTCCGGGTGGGGGAGGCCGACCACGTCGCCGTCGACGGCGTCGGCGACGTGTGGTCGGTGCCGGCGTACAACGAGGCGGACGGCCCGCACGCGAACCGCGACGGCTCCGTGCCCCATCCGAAGGGGAGCGGCGTCGGCTACCGGTTCACCGTCGGCGAGCGCGGCACCTCGGTGTTCTGGCCGGGGGACTCCGACGCGCTCGACGCGTTCGCGGAGTTGGACGTCTCGCTGTTCCTCGCGAACGTCTCGGGCGACGTCTGCATGAGCGGTCCCGAGGCGGCCGAGTTGGCCGAGCGGCTGGACCCGGATCTGGTCGTCCCGATCCACTACAACACATTGGAGTTCCTCGAAGCCGACTCCGCGGCGTTCGCGAGCGACGTCGCGGGGCGCTCGGTGCCGGTCGCGCTCGACGAGTCGACGGAGTAG